Proteins encoded in a region of the Panicum hallii strain FIL2 chromosome 3, PHallii_v3.1, whole genome shotgun sequence genome:
- the LOC112884987 gene encoding probable protein phosphatase 2C 48 encodes MRQISSLLQGLARSLSVGRDRDRRGDGGAGGDGKAAAPAVLRTSGTVWGEGSETFAAVCSRRGEKGTNQDCSIVWEGFGCQEDTIFCGIFDGHGPWGHYVAKAVRDSLPPSLLCHWQEALTLASLIDGEKKLSDCRFDLWKQSYVAACAAVDDELRRSRRLDAVYSGSTALSVVKQGDLMVVANVGDSRAVLGTTSDDGALAAVQLTVDFKPNLPQEKERIRRCNGQVYCLADEPGVYRVWQPSRDSPGLAMSRAFGDYSVKDCGVISAPEVTQRKISSRDQFVILATDGVWDVLSNEEAVQIVAGTPDREKAAKRLVECAVRAWRRRRRGIAVDDCSAICLFFHSPPS; translated from the exons ATGCGGCAGATCTCGTCGCTGCTGCAGGGCCTGGCCCGGTCGCTCTCGGTGGGGAGGGACAGGGACAGGagaggggacggcggcgccggcggcgacgggaaggccgccgcgccggcggtGCTAAGGACGTCCGGCACGGTGTGGGGCGAGGGCTCGGAGACGTTCGCCGCCGTGTGCTCGCGGCGCGGCGAGAAGGGCACCAACCAGGACTGCTCCATCGTCTGGGAG GGCTTCGGTTGCCAGGAGGACACCATCTTCTGCGGCATCTTCGACGGGCACGGCCCATGGGGCCACTACGTCGCCAAGGCCGTGCGCGACTCGCTGCCGCCGTCGCTGCTGTGCCACTGGCAGGAGGCCCTCACGCTGGCGTCGCTCATCGACGGCGAGAAGAAGCTCAGCGACTGCCGGTTCGACCTCTGGAAGCAGTCCTACGtggccgcctgcgccgccgtcgacgacgagctccgccgcagccgccgcctcgacGCCGTCTACAGCGGCTCCACCGCGCTGTCCGTCGTCAAGCAGGGCGACCTCATGGTCGTCGCCAACGTCGGCGACTCCCGGGCCGTCCTGGGCACCACGTCCGACGacggcgccctcgccgccgtccagCTCACCGTCGACTTCAAGCCCAACCTGCCTC AGGAGAAGGAGCGCATCCGGCGGTGCAACGGCCAAGTGTACTGCCTCGCCGACGAGCCCGGCGTGTACCGTGTCTGGCAGCCCAGCCGGGACTCGCCGGGGCTCGCCATGTCGCGCGCGTTCGGCGACTACTCCGTCAAGGACTGCGGCGTCATCTCGGCGCCGGAGGTGACGCAGAGGAAGATCAGCAGCAGGGACCAATTCGTCATCCTCGCCACCGACGGG GTCTGGGACGTGCTGTCGAACGAGGAGGCCGTGCAGATCGTGGCGGGGACGCCGGACAGGGAGAAGGCGGCGAAGCGGCTGGTGGAGTGCGCCGTCCGCGCGtggaggcgccggcggcggggcatcGCCGTCGACGACTGCTCGGCGATCTGCCTCTTCTTCCACTCGCCGCCGTCGTAG
- the LOC112884988 gene encoding uncharacterized protein LOC112884988 isoform X1 — translation MRALAHPRLGPPAAARSPSNVPQRPALLPPALPFPAARLRLRRLPELSPPATRHRGPMHPHDATVAPGGAGGCSFPELTCPADFAAIAAPGGRISVVGFGSLLSERSARSTFPDLEGFRVAALRGFRRVFAHAAPIFFERGIAVEATKEFSSLSVEPCEGGLIVVTVFEIKEEEVPAFIEREHEFRFLAVVPEGLDGVLFTNQAVVCARYSDEEYFKERCQGSKVIYNQRYGRFNIDKIWRDDILPCRLYLRHCVLAAKNLGEPAYSNFLDHTYLGDRKTTIREYLDTTGAGVMEEEPPESLKSRYSG, via the exons ATGCGCGCCCTCGCGCATCCTCGCCTGGGGCCACCCGCAGCCGCCCGATCACCATCCAACGTCCCGCAGCGCCCCGCCCTCCTCCCACCTGCTCTCCCCTTCCCCGCtgcccgcctccgcctccgccgcttgCCGGAGCTCTCGCCACCGGCCACCCGCCATCGCGGCCCCATGCATCCCCACGACGCGACGGTCGCACCCGGTGGCGCCGGCGGCTGCTCCTTCCCCGAGCTCACCTGCCCCGCGGACttcgccgccatcgccgcccccGGCGGCCGAATCTCCGTCGTCGGCTTCGGCTCCCTCCTCTCCG AGCGGAGCGCAAGGAGCACGTTCCCGGACCTGGAGGGCTTCCGCGTGGCGGCGCTGAGGGGGTTCCGGCGGGTGTTCGCCCACGCCGCCCCCATCTTCTTCGAGCGCGGCATCGCCGTCGAGGCCACCAAG GAATTCTCAAGCCTAAGCGTGGAACCATGCGAGGGGGGACTGATAGTAGTCACTGTAtttgaaatcaaggaggaggag GTGCCAGCATTTATCGAGAGGGAACATGAATTTAGATTTCTTGCG GTTGTTCCTGAAGGATTGGATGGAGTGCTGTTTACAAATCAAGCA GTTGTCTGTGCACGCTACAGCGATGAAGAATATTTCAAAGAGAGATGCCAAG GGAGCAAGGTAATATATAACCAGCGCTATGGACGGTTCAACATCGACAAAATCTGGAGAGATGATATTTTACCATGTCGCTTGTATCTTAGACATTG TGTTCTTGCTGCGAAAAATCTTGGTGAACCAGCATACAGCAACTTCTTAGACCACACCTATCTTGGCGACCGGAAAACCACGATAAGGGAATACTTGGACACTACTGGAGCCGGCGTCATGGAAGAGGAGCCTCCTGAATCGCTAAAAAGCCGCTACAGTGGCTGA
- the LOC112884988 gene encoding uncharacterized protein LOC112884988 isoform X2, whose product MRALAHPRLGPPAAARSPSNVPQRPALLPPALPFPAARLRLRRLPELSPPATRHRGPMHPHDATVAPGGAGGCSFPELTCPADFAAIAAPGGRISVVGFGSLLSERSARSTFPDLEGFRVAALRGFRRVFAHAAPIFFERGIAVEATKVVPEGLDGVLFTNQAVVCARYSDEEYFKERCQGSKVIYNQRYGRFNIDKIWRDDILPCRLYLRHCVLAAKNLGEPAYSNFLDHTYLGDRKTTIREYLDTTGAGVMEEEPPESLKSRYSG is encoded by the exons ATGCGCGCCCTCGCGCATCCTCGCCTGGGGCCACCCGCAGCCGCCCGATCACCATCCAACGTCCCGCAGCGCCCCGCCCTCCTCCCACCTGCTCTCCCCTTCCCCGCtgcccgcctccgcctccgccgcttgCCGGAGCTCTCGCCACCGGCCACCCGCCATCGCGGCCCCATGCATCCCCACGACGCGACGGTCGCACCCGGTGGCGCCGGCGGCTGCTCCTTCCCCGAGCTCACCTGCCCCGCGGACttcgccgccatcgccgcccccGGCGGCCGAATCTCCGTCGTCGGCTTCGGCTCCCTCCTCTCCG AGCGGAGCGCAAGGAGCACGTTCCCGGACCTGGAGGGCTTCCGCGTGGCGGCGCTGAGGGGGTTCCGGCGGGTGTTCGCCCACGCCGCCCCCATCTTCTTCGAGCGCGGCATCGCCGTCGAGGCCACCAAG GTTGTTCCTGAAGGATTGGATGGAGTGCTGTTTACAAATCAAGCA GTTGTCTGTGCACGCTACAGCGATGAAGAATATTTCAAAGAGAGATGCCAAG GGAGCAAGGTAATATATAACCAGCGCTATGGACGGTTCAACATCGACAAAATCTGGAGAGATGATATTTTACCATGTCGCTTGTATCTTAGACATTG TGTTCTTGCTGCGAAAAATCTTGGTGAACCAGCATACAGCAACTTCTTAGACCACACCTATCTTGGCGACCGGAAAACCACGATAAGGGAATACTTGGACACTACTGGAGCCGGCGTCATGGAAGAGGAGCCTCCTGAATCGCTAAAAAGCCGCTACAGTGGCTGA
- the LOC112885359 gene encoding putative pentatricopeptide repeat-containing protein At3g49142 — translation MTHHPGTPTSISSSPSSVSGALAASLLLAAPLLLSYAALRDVPSARLVLRHHPLRLRSAFLWNSPSRALASAALPAEALRVYNRMARSGVAPDDGTFPFALHAAAVAAGERPDKVHGYSIWKAMESDIFIANSMMDMYEKFGFSEKASAIFEKIDAPIMVPWNAMIANLAQNGAESEAFRLFIEMQKNGKCPNAFHRSEPASSLFEGGLSKHGEADTCRELSKDGHLFHLLFACASSQRCAAAHEGTWDEQERHDLRAVAVWWVSSVATMVAMRPESPREPGPYVRHLCELSCLWFVTGKLHLLSTRRLSTMVNRGYSISHSS, via the exons ATGACGCACCACCCCGGCACCCCAACTTCTATCTCCTCTTCGCCATCGTCTGTCtccggcgccctcgccgcctcGCTCCTGCTCGCCGCCCCGCTGCTCCTCTCCTACGCCGCGCTCCGCGACGTCCCCTCGGCGCGCCTTGTCCTTCGCCACCACCCGCTCCGCCTCCGCTCAGCCTTCCTCTGGAACTCCCCCTCCCGcgcgctcgcctccgccgccctccCCGCCGAGGCCCTGCGGGTGTACAACCGCATGGCGCGCTCCGGCGTGGCCCCCGACGACGGCACCTTCCCCTTCGcgctccacgccgccgccgttgccgcggGGGAGCGACCGGACAAA GTCCACGGGTACAGTATATGGAAAGCCATGGAATCGGATATTTTCATTGCCAACTCAATGATGGATATGTACGAAAAATTTGGTTTTTCGGAGAAAGCATCAGCTATCTTTGAAAAAATTGATGCACCCATTATGGTCCCATGGAATGCAATGATTGCAAATCTTGCCCAAAATGGAGCCGAGTCTGAGGCTTTCAGGCTTTTCATTGAGATGCAGAAGAATGGGAAATGCCCAAATGCATTTCACCGTAGTGAACCTGCTTCCAGCCTGTTCGAGGGTGGCCTCTCTAAGCATGGGGAAGCAGATACATGCCGCGAACTTTCTAAAGATGGGCACCTCTTCCATCTCCTCTTCGCCTGCGCAAGCAGCCAGCGATGCGCCGCTGCGCACGAGGGAACCTGGGACGAGCAGGAGCGGCATGACCTGAGAGCGGTGGCAGTTTGGTGGGTCTCGTCCGTAGCAACGATGGTGGCCATGCGGCCTGAATCGCCTCGCGAACCTGGCCCCTATGTACGTCATCTCTGTGAGCTTTCTTGTCTTTGGTTTGTCACCGGCAAGCTGCATCTGCTTTCAACTCGACGGCTATCCACCATGGTGAACAGAGGTTATTCAATTTCTCATAGCTCTTAA